Proteins encoded together in one Amblyomma americanum isolate KBUSLIRL-KWMA chromosome 1, ASM5285725v1, whole genome shotgun sequence window:
- the LOC144120648 gene encoding uncharacterized protein LOC144120648, whose protein sequence is MLYTRRKDGSSKSCIALFTCATTRSIHLELVSNLTTECFLLALRRFVARRGLPSTIYSDTALTFKKAPKDLQMLWNILRSRETQDYTTSQQLSWKFIVEKAAWWGGWWERMVKTVKETLLKILGHQSLSFEELATVLADVEATINSRPLAYASADTTEPSILTPSHLITGKRLIALPKARTASIPSATATDIGRRWKYRQTIMNSFWKRWLKEYILQLRSLHFASSSPASVIAVDDSVIVHKENAPRHMLQTVRVVEVFKGRDGHARSCTVKMPSGVIIRRPMATGLVTKASTIFIVLLTVSTVGYYIFEWKDAPPWLKAAFTGTSTNQSVGLDTTHPTQLG, encoded by the exons ATGTTGTACACAAGAAGGAAGGATGGCAGCTCCAAAAGTTGCATTGCCCTATTCACCTGCGCAACAACAAGATCAATTCACCTGGAGCTGGTCTCTAATTTAACTACTGAATGTTTTTTGCTGGCTCTACGACGCTTTGTCGCGCGCCGGGGACTGCCTTCGACTATATACAGCGACACCGCTCTGACGTTTAAGAAGGCTCCCAAAGACCTGCAGATGCTGTGGAATATTCTTCGCAGCCGCGAAACGCAGGATTACACCACTTCTCAGCAGCTATCTTGGAAGTTCATCGTAGAAAAAGCAGCATGGTGGGGAGGCTGGTGGGAACGAATGGTGAAGACAGTCAAAGAAACGCTGCTGAAAATCCTTGGACATCAAAGCCTCTCATTCGAGGAGCTAGCCACAGTGCTGGCAGACGTAGAGGCAACGATTAATTCCCGGCCACTGGCATACGCCTCCGCAGATACTACGGAACCATCGATCCTGACGCCTTCCCATCTCATCACGGGCAAACGGCTGATCGCTTTGCCCAAAGCAAGGACAGCGTCCATTCCTTCGGCCACTGCAACAGACATAGGTCGAAGATGGAAATACCGGCAAACTATCATGAATTCATTTTGGAAGCGATGGTTGAAGGAGTACATCCTTCAGTTACGGTCACTGCACTTCGCCTCTTCAAGCCCTGCGAGTGTCATAGCCGTGGACGACTCGGTGATCGTGCACAAAGAAAATGCGCCGAGGCATATGTTGCAGACTGTTCGCGTTGTGGAGGTCTTTAAGGGGCGAGATGGACATGCCCGATCGTGCACCGTCAAGATGCCGTCCGGGGTCATCATAAGACGACCG ATGGCGACTGGACTGGTGACCAAGGCATCCACCATATTCATCGTACTGCTCACAGTCAGCACAGTGGGATACTACATCTTCGAATGGAAGGATGCCCCACCATGGCTGAAAGCAGCATTCACTGGCACCAGCACAAATCAGTCTGTCGGACTGGACACTACGCATCCAACACAACTCGGCTAG
- the LOC144115445 gene encoding uncharacterized protein LOC144115445, producing the protein MCRLLPFAAFLALLGLALAAPAEEMAPAPEAAAEPLPAADAKPASADDKAVEGRTGYFPVYGGGAYGAGFNRGGSFGLGSYGNNYGQGGFGYNYGGTNRRDYGNVQTYGDREAFGVSQSAGANRRYGQGSFGNAYNNQAHGAGANSYGAGYQGGYLG; encoded by the exons ATGTGCCGCCTG CTGCCCTTCGCTGCCTTCTTGGCCCTGCTCGGTCTAGCCCTGGCTGCTCCAGCTGAAGAGATGGCTCCTGCccccgaagccgccgccgagccTCTTCCCGCTGCCGACGCCAAGCCCGCATCGGCCGACGACAAGGCCGTTGAGGGACGCACTGGCTACTTCCCGGTCTACGGCGGAGGCGCCTACGGTGCTGGCTTCAACCGCGGTGGAAGCTTCGGCCTGGGCAGCTACGGAAACAACTACGGACAGGGGGGCTTCGGTTACAACTATGGTGGCACCAACCGTCGTGACTACGGCAACGTGCAGACCTACGGCGACCGCGAGGCCTTCGGTGTTTCTCAGAGCGCCGGCGCCAACCGCCGCTATGGACAAGGCAGCTTCGGAAACGCATACAACAACCAAGCCCACGGAGCCGGAGCCAACAGCTATGGCGCGGGATACCAAGGCGGCTACCTCGGCTAA